The following are from one region of the Planctomonas sp. JC2975 genome:
- a CDS encoding ABC transporter ATP-binding protein translates to MTDTLTTTAMIEVKDVGIRFKRNRQSRRSFKDLFSSRQRRSKPDEFWALRNVSFTVTAGEAIGVVGRNGQGKSTLLKLVAGVILADEGTVDVKAGTAPLIEITGGFVDDLSVRDNVYLTAGLHGMSRRQIDERFDDIIGFADIGNFLDTPYKHLSSGMKVRIAFSVITQLDEPILIVDEVLAVGDKGFREKCYRRIEEMLAQGRTLFFVSHNEKDLRRFCKRGLYLEGGVLALDSDISSVLDRYNTEYGV, encoded by the coding sequence ATGACGGACACCCTGACGACGACCGCGATGATCGAGGTGAAGGATGTCGGCATCCGCTTCAAACGGAATCGCCAGTCCCGCCGCAGCTTCAAGGATCTGTTCTCCTCACGGCAGCGTCGCAGCAAGCCCGACGAGTTCTGGGCCCTTCGCAACGTCTCGTTCACGGTGACCGCCGGAGAGGCCATCGGCGTCGTCGGCCGCAACGGCCAGGGCAAGTCGACGTTGCTCAAGCTCGTCGCCGGCGTCATCCTCGCCGACGAGGGAACCGTCGACGTGAAGGCAGGGACGGCGCCTCTGATCGAGATCACCGGCGGATTCGTCGACGACCTCAGCGTGCGCGACAACGTGTACCTCACCGCCGGTCTGCACGGCATGTCCAGGCGTCAGATCGACGAGCGGTTCGACGACATCATCGGCTTCGCCGACATCGGCAATTTCCTCGACACCCCGTACAAGCACCTCTCCAGCGGCATGAAGGTGCGCATCGCGTTCTCCGTGATCACTCAGCTCGACGAGCCGATCCTCATCGTCGACGAGGTGCTGGCCGTCGGCGACAAGGGTTTCCGCGAGAAGTGCTACCGGCGCATCGAGGAAATGCTGGCGCAGGGCCGCACCTTGTTCTTCGTCTCGCACAACGAGAAGGACCTGCGCCGGTTCTGCAAGCGCGGACTCTACCTCGAGGGCGGGGTCCTCGCCCTCGACTCGGACATCTCCTCGGTGCTCGACCGCTACAACACCGAGTACGGGGTCTGA
- the murI gene encoding glutamate racemase, with the protein MTDAPIGIFDSGVGGLTVARAVRDQLPNESILYVGDTANSPYGPKPIAQVRGLALEALDFLVEQGVKMLVIACNTASSAMLRDARERYDVPVVEVIQPAVRTAVATTRTGRVGVIGTVGTINSRAYEDAFAAAPDLKLFTQACPRFVEFVESGVTSGPELLDVAADYLRPLQEAGVDTLVLGCTHYPFLKGAISYVMGEGVSMVSSDVETANDVYRVLVSQGLERTATSEPGLRYETTGADTEAFRRLAHRMLGADVPAVDVVRTGTIDLSVLRRL; encoded by the coding sequence GTGACAGACGCGCCGATCGGTATCTTCGACTCCGGGGTTGGCGGCCTCACGGTGGCCAGAGCCGTGCGAGACCAGCTCCCGAACGAGTCCATCCTGTACGTCGGCGACACCGCGAATTCCCCGTACGGCCCGAAGCCGATCGCGCAGGTGCGCGGCCTGGCGCTGGAAGCCCTCGACTTCCTCGTGGAGCAGGGCGTGAAGATGCTGGTCATCGCGTGCAACACGGCATCGTCCGCCATGCTGCGCGACGCGCGCGAGCGGTACGACGTACCTGTCGTCGAGGTGATCCAGCCGGCAGTCCGCACCGCCGTCGCGACGACTCGAACGGGCCGAGTCGGCGTGATCGGCACGGTCGGCACGATCAATTCGCGCGCGTACGAGGATGCCTTCGCCGCGGCACCCGACCTGAAGCTGTTCACGCAGGCGTGTCCTCGTTTCGTCGAGTTCGTCGAGAGCGGGGTGACCAGCGGCCCAGAACTGCTCGATGTCGCCGCCGACTACCTCCGGCCGCTACAGGAGGCCGGCGTCGACACGCTCGTGCTCGGCTGCACGCATTACCCGTTCCTCAAGGGCGCTATCTCGTACGTGATGGGGGAGGGCGTGTCGATGGTGTCGAGCGATGTCGAGACAGCCAACGACGTGTATCGCGTGCTGGTGTCTCAGGGGCTCGAGCGGACGGCGACAAGCGAGCCCGGCCTCCGGTACGAGACCACCGGGGCCGACACCGAGGCATTCCGGCGCCTCGCGCATCGCATGCTCGGTGCGGACGTGCCCGCCGTGGACGTGGTGCGCACGGGCACGATCGACCTGAGCGTGCTTCGCCGACTCTAG
- a CDS encoding helix-turn-helix transcriptional regulator, whose product MVEPFSHAAGVVGERLRGIRIALDLSQEQVAHLADLHPTNYGKIERGRANPSLSTIIRIATALDTDAGQLISGLTIADLPGRHRQYTAKDFIRERERMR is encoded by the coding sequence ATGGTCGAGCCCTTCTCTCACGCCGCCGGCGTGGTCGGGGAGCGGCTGCGCGGTATTCGCATCGCGCTCGACCTCAGCCAGGAGCAGGTGGCCCACCTCGCCGACTTGCACCCGACCAACTACGGCAAGATCGAACGTGGTCGCGCCAACCCCAGCCTCAGCACGATCATCAGAATCGCGACGGCTTTGGACACGGACGCCGGGCAACTGATCAGTGGCCTGACGATCGCGGATCTCCCCGGCCGTCACCGCCAGTACACCGCGAAGGACTTCATTCGCGAACGCGAGCGGATGCGCTGA
- a CDS encoding nicotinate phosphoribosyltransferase, with translation MTPPRERPSSALLTDRYELTMLDAAMLSGTHDRECVFEVFARSLPGGRRYGVVAGIGRLLELIERFRFGDAELTWLRENRVVRDETLDWLADFRFNGTIRGYREGELYFPGSPVLVVDAPFGEGVLLETLVLSVLNHDSAIAGAAARMVSAAAGRPLAEMGSRRAHEEAAIAAARSAYIAGFGATSNLEAGRAWGIPTMGTAAHSFTLLHDSEEDAFRAQVRSLGPGTTLLVDTYDVHKAIETAVRVAGTGLGAVRLDSGDLPVLVGSVRAQLDSLGATNTRITVTNDLDEFAIAALRASPVDSYGVGTSLVTGSGAPTAGMVYKLVARKDATGTWIPVAKASAGKASIGGTKVPVRAINTVGVAVAEEIHIVQGPGTVPSGRVLHVPLMTGGAAIAAHLGAAGVEAARRHHAIVREELPESAFRLGRGEPALPTEFV, from the coding sequence GTGACGCCACCACGCGAGCGCCCATCATCCGCGCTTCTCACGGACCGCTACGAGCTCACGATGCTCGACGCCGCGATGCTCTCGGGCACGCACGATCGCGAATGCGTCTTCGAGGTCTTCGCCCGCTCTCTGCCCGGCGGGCGCCGCTACGGCGTCGTCGCCGGCATCGGCCGGCTTCTCGAACTCATCGAGCGGTTCCGGTTCGGCGATGCCGAGCTGACGTGGCTGCGGGAGAACCGCGTGGTCCGCGACGAGACCCTGGACTGGCTGGCCGACTTCCGCTTCAACGGCACGATCCGCGGTTACCGGGAGGGCGAGCTGTACTTCCCCGGCTCCCCGGTGCTCGTCGTGGATGCACCGTTCGGCGAGGGCGTGCTGCTGGAGACCCTCGTCCTCAGCGTCCTGAACCACGACTCGGCCATCGCCGGTGCCGCCGCGCGCATGGTCTCTGCGGCGGCAGGACGCCCACTCGCCGAGATGGGATCGCGTCGCGCCCACGAGGAGGCGGCGATCGCCGCCGCTCGTTCCGCCTACATCGCCGGCTTCGGCGCCACCTCGAACCTGGAGGCGGGCCGCGCATGGGGCATCCCGACGATGGGCACGGCTGCTCACTCGTTCACGCTGCTGCATGACAGCGAAGAGGATGCCTTCCGCGCGCAGGTGCGCTCGCTCGGCCCCGGCACGACCCTCCTGGTCGACACGTACGACGTGCACAAGGCGATCGAGACGGCTGTGCGCGTCGCCGGCACGGGTCTCGGCGCCGTCCGGCTGGACTCCGGCGACCTGCCGGTGCTCGTCGGATCCGTGCGGGCTCAACTGGATTCTCTGGGCGCGACCAACACCAGGATCACCGTGACGAACGATCTCGACGAGTTCGCCATCGCCGCCCTGCGTGCCTCTCCCGTCGACTCGTACGGTGTAGGAACCTCGTTGGTGACCGGATCCGGCGCGCCGACCGCAGGCATGGTCTACAAGCTGGTCGCTCGAAAGGATGCCACTGGAACGTGGATCCCGGTCGCGAAGGCATCCGCGGGCAAAGCATCCATCGGCGGCACGAAGGTGCCGGTACGCGCAATCAACACTGTCGGAGTCGCCGTGGCGGAGGAGATCCACATCGTGCAGGGCCCTGGGACCGTTCCGTCCGGACGCGTACTGCACGTTCCGCTCATGACCGGCGGTGCCGCGATCGCGGCGCACCTCGGTGCCGCAGGGGTCGAAGCAGCCCGTCGGCACCACGCGATCGTGCGCGAGGAACTTCCGGAGTCGGCGTTCCGCCTCGGCCGCGGAGAGCCCGCCTTGCCGACCGAGTTCGTCTAG
- a CDS encoding DUF3039 domain-containing protein yields the protein MVDDSIAEPGGPGAAPDGGGVATLDRELEELLQNEQMEPGDHERFSHYVRKEQILESAVTGKPVIALCGKKWTPNRDPQKFPVCPECKKIYEGLSDE from the coding sequence ATGGTTGACGACAGCATCGCAGAACCGGGCGGACCGGGCGCCGCGCCCGATGGCGGCGGTGTCGCCACGCTCGATCGTGAGCTCGAGGAGCTGCTCCAGAACGAGCAGATGGAACCCGGGGATCACGAGCGCTTCTCGCACTACGTGCGCAAGGAGCAGATTCTGGAGTCCGCCGTCACCGGCAAGCCGGTGATCGCGCTCTGCGGCAAGAAGTGGACACCGAATCGCGACCCGCAGAAGTTCCCGGTCTGCCCCGAGTGCAAGAAGATCTACGAAGGCCTCAGCGACGAATAG
- the rdgB gene encoding RdgB/HAM1 family non-canonical purine NTP pyrophosphatase, with translation MTHDRVRVVLATHNRHKLEEFAAIIADRMPQVELVEYDGPEPVEDGVTFAENALIKARAAAEHTGLVALADDSGIGVEVLGGAPGVFSARWSGRHGDDAGNLELLLAQLGDVPDEHRGAWYTCAIALVRPTTAGIAGDERTVQGEWPGSLARAPRGSNGFGYDPAFVPSGSTLTAAELDPDVKNADSHRARAFRAMVPVLETLISE, from the coding sequence ATGACGCACGATCGTGTCCGCGTGGTGCTGGCCACGCACAACCGCCACAAGCTCGAGGAGTTCGCGGCGATCATCGCCGACCGGATGCCGCAGGTGGAGCTCGTCGAATACGACGGCCCCGAGCCGGTGGAAGACGGTGTCACCTTCGCCGAGAACGCGCTCATCAAGGCGAGGGCCGCTGCCGAGCACACGGGTCTGGTCGCTCTCGCCGACGACTCCGGCATCGGTGTCGAGGTGCTCGGAGGTGCACCGGGCGTTTTCTCCGCGCGATGGAGCGGCAGGCACGGCGACGACGCCGGCAACCTCGAACTGCTCCTCGCACAGCTCGGCGACGTGCCCGATGAGCATCGTGGCGCCTGGTACACGTGCGCCATCGCACTCGTGCGTCCTACGACGGCAGGGATCGCAGGGGATGAACGCACCGTGCAGGGCGAGTGGCCGGGATCGCTGGCGCGCGCACCCCGCGGAAGCAACGGATTCGGATACGACCCCGCGTTCGTGCCGAGCGGCTCCACGCTGACGGCGGCGGAGCTCGATCCAGACGTCAAGAACGCCGACAGTCACCGGGCACGCGCGTTCCGCGCCATGGTCCCCGTGCTGGAGACGCTGATCTCCGAGTAG
- a CDS encoding ABC transporter permease: MTTYADVRPTQRTPFARYRHSLWLLTKRDLHVRYTTNVLGYVWSILDPLLMAGIYYLVFVVVFKRGNTPSESPYIVFLLAGLLPWTWFNGAVSDFTRAFSREAKLIRSTAIPRTIWINRIVLSKGIEFALSLPVLALFVIFSGAHVHWQIVFYPLAVLITAVLLVGIGLIVAPLVVFFKDLERAVKLLLRLLFYASAVLYPVNDVPKGSLFRYFIDANPLVGLFGMYRSGFFPEDLHWSLVIISALGSLIFLVVGWLVYSRTIRSVLKEM, translated from the coding sequence GTGACCACCTACGCCGACGTGCGCCCGACCCAGCGCACACCGTTTGCGCGCTACCGTCACTCGCTCTGGTTGCTGACGAAGCGCGACCTTCATGTGCGGTACACGACGAATGTGCTCGGCTACGTGTGGTCGATCCTGGATCCGCTGCTCATGGCTGGCATCTACTACCTCGTGTTCGTCGTGGTGTTCAAACGTGGGAACACGCCGAGCGAGAGTCCATACATCGTGTTCCTTCTCGCGGGACTGCTGCCGTGGACCTGGTTCAACGGCGCTGTCTCGGACTTCACGCGCGCGTTCAGCCGCGAGGCGAAGCTGATCCGCTCGACGGCCATCCCGCGCACGATCTGGATCAATCGCATCGTGCTCAGCAAGGGGATCGAGTTCGCGCTCTCGCTGCCGGTGCTCGCGCTCTTCGTCATCTTCAGTGGCGCACACGTGCACTGGCAGATCGTCTTCTATCCGCTCGCGGTCCTCATCACGGCGGTGCTCCTTGTCGGAATCGGCTTGATCGTCGCGCCCTTGGTGGTGTTCTTCAAAGACCTCGAGCGCGCCGTGAAACTGCTGCTCCGACTCCTCTTCTATGCATCGGCGGTTCTGTATCCGGTGAACGACGTGCCGAAGGGGAGCCTGTTCCGCTACTTCATCGACGCGAACCCGCTCGTCGGGCTCTTCGGGATGTATCGCTCGGGCTTCTTCCCCGAGGACCTTCACTGGAGCCTGGTGATCATCTCTGCGCTGGGCAGCCTGATCTTCCTAGTCGTGGGATGGCTCGTCTATTCACGCACGATCCGCAGCGTGCTGAAGGAGATGTGA
- a CDS encoding phosphocholine cytidylyltransferase family protein → MTNAPQVVILAAGMGSRLGRSLPKPLTELSDGRTIMQQQFDNIHAAFGTKVKVTIVVGYKLEHIVEAFPDASFVYNEQYDQTNTSKSLMRALKSSGNGGVLWMNGDVVFDPGLLVRAAEAIARDQSFVTVNTAKVSDEEVKYTTGAEGYIEKLSKTVKGGLGEAVGINYVSSRDKAALLYHLQRVDDQEYFERGIELAIQNDGMLVEPVDISDLYAVEIDFAEDLERANLFV, encoded by the coding sequence GTGACCAACGCACCCCAGGTCGTGATTCTCGCGGCCGGCATGGGTAGCCGCCTCGGACGCTCGCTGCCGAAGCCGCTGACGGAGCTCAGCGACGGCCGCACCATCATGCAGCAGCAGTTCGACAACATCCACGCGGCGTTCGGCACCAAGGTGAAGGTCACCATCGTCGTCGGCTACAAGCTCGAGCACATCGTCGAGGCGTTCCCCGACGCATCCTTCGTCTACAACGAGCAGTACGACCAGACGAACACGTCCAAGAGCCTCATGCGCGCCCTGAAGTCGAGCGGCAACGGTGGCGTGCTCTGGATGAACGGCGACGTGGTCTTCGATCCGGGCCTGCTGGTACGCGCTGCAGAGGCGATCGCACGCGACCAGTCCTTCGTCACGGTGAACACCGCGAAGGTCTCCGACGAGGAGGTCAAGTACACGACGGGCGCAGAGGGATACATCGAGAAGCTCTCCAAGACCGTCAAGGGCGGCCTCGGCGAAGCCGTCGGCATCAACTACGTGTCGAGTCGCGACAAGGCGGCGCTGCTCTACCACCTGCAGCGCGTCGATGACCAGGAGTACTTCGAGCGCGGCATCGAGCTGGCCATCCAGAACGACGGCATGCTCGTCGAGCCGGTCGACATCTCCGACCTCTACGCAGTCGAGATCGACTTCGCGGAAGACCTGGAGCGCGCGAACCTCTTCGTGTGA
- the rph gene encoding ribonuclease PH, whose translation MSEIIRADGRTPDQLRPITIERGWSEQAEGSALISFGRTRVLCTASFTNGVPRWLAGKGKGWVTAEYSMLPRSTNERTDRESVKGRIGGRTHEISRLIGRSLRAVVDMKALGENTIVLDCDVLQADGGTRTAAITGAYVALADALGWGKEHKFIGQRATPLIDSVSAVSVGIIDGEPMLDLAYVEDVRAETDMNVVMTGRGLFVEVQGTAEGAPFDRRELGALLDLAEGGCRDLAALQAKALSPDVDASAS comes from the coding sequence GTGAGCGAGATCATCCGTGCCGACGGCAGAACACCCGACCAGCTGCGACCGATCACCATCGAGCGGGGGTGGAGCGAGCAGGCGGAGGGGAGCGCCCTCATCTCGTTCGGTCGCACGCGGGTGCTGTGCACGGCATCCTTCACGAACGGAGTTCCGCGCTGGCTGGCGGGCAAGGGCAAGGGCTGGGTGACGGCCGAGTACTCGATGCTCCCGCGCTCGACCAACGAGCGCACCGACCGGGAGTCGGTCAAGGGCCGCATCGGAGGCCGCACCCACGAGATCAGCCGACTCATCGGCAGGAGCCTGCGTGCAGTCGTCGACATGAAGGCTCTCGGCGAGAACACGATCGTGCTCGACTGCGACGTGCTCCAGGCTGACGGCGGCACTCGCACCGCCGCGATCACCGGTGCGTATGTCGCTCTGGCCGACGCCCTCGGCTGGGGCAAGGAGCACAAGTTCATCGGCCAGCGGGCGACGCCGCTCATCGACAGCGTGTCGGCCGTGTCAGTCGGCATCATCGACGGGGAGCCCATGCTCGATCTGGCATACGTCGAGGACGTGCGTGCCGAGACCGACATGAACGTCGTCATGACCGGTCGCGGTCTGTTCGTCGAAGTGCAGGGCACGGCCGAGGGCGCGCCGTTCGACCGCCGCGAACTGGGCGCACTGCTCGACCTCGCGGAGGGCGGATGCCGCGACCTCGCCGCCCTCCAGGCCAAGGCGCTCAGCCCGGACGTCGACGCCAGCGCCTCATGA
- a CDS encoding ABC transporter ATP-binding protein, whose protein sequence is MLLEETVDRSTLTRESGEADTEHDETDSAPAPARARRAAETRVFPAARPAPTSAAPVVLAVNGLHKRYGDVVAVDGVHLTVRAGSLYGIVGPNGAGKTTTLSIVTGLLRPDSGAVIVNGVDARKRPRDAKRAIGVLPDHLRTFDRLTGAQLLFYAGTLRGLDASTTRKRSADLAAAFGIEDAMGRLVADYSAGMTKKVSLAAAMIHSPRLLVLDEPFEGVDPVSSATVTGILQRYVDAGGTVLLSSHSMDLVQRVCDSVAIIVGGVVLDAGPVDQVRGEKSLEDHFIELAGGRKAVEGLEWLHSFSD, encoded by the coding sequence ATGCTCCTGGAAGAGACGGTCGACCGGTCGACGCTGACGCGCGAATCGGGCGAAGCCGACACGGAGCACGACGAGACGGACTCCGCCCCGGCGCCTGCCAGGGCCCGTCGTGCAGCTGAGACACGGGTATTCCCCGCTGCCAGACCGGCACCGACCTCCGCCGCGCCCGTCGTGTTGGCCGTCAACGGACTGCACAAGCGCTACGGCGACGTGGTTGCCGTCGACGGCGTGCACCTGACCGTGCGCGCCGGATCGTTGTACGGCATCGTCGGACCGAACGGTGCGGGGAAGACGACGACCCTGTCGATCGTCACCGGCCTCCTTCGACCGGATTCCGGCGCAGTCATCGTGAACGGCGTGGATGCCCGCAAGCGTCCGCGCGATGCCAAACGTGCCATCGGCGTGCTGCCGGACCACCTGCGCACCTTCGACCGGCTCACCGGTGCCCAACTCCTCTTCTATGCCGGCACGCTCCGGGGGCTCGACGCCTCGACGACCCGCAAGCGCTCGGCAGACCTCGCGGCCGCGTTCGGCATCGAGGATGCCATGGGCCGCCTCGTCGCCGACTACTCGGCAGGCATGACGAAGAAGGTCTCCCTGGCGGCGGCGATGATCCATTCGCCTCGGCTCCTGGTGCTCGACGAACCGTTCGAGGGGGTCGATCCTGTGTCGTCCGCGACGGTGACCGGCATCCTGCAGCGATACGTGGATGCCGGCGGAACGGTGCTGCTGTCCAGCCACAGCATGGATCTCGTGCAGCGCGTCTGCGACAGCGTCGCCATCATCGTCGGCGGAGTCGTGCTGGATGCCGGGCCCGTCGATCAGGTGCGCGGCGAGAAGTCGCTCGAAGACCACTTCATCGAACTCGCGGGCGGTCGCAAGGCCGTGGAAGGGCTCGAATGGTTACACAGTTTCTCGGACTGA